The following are from one region of the Arachis duranensis cultivar V14167 chromosome 10, aradu.V14167.gnm2.J7QH, whole genome shotgun sequence genome:
- the LOC107469024 gene encoding TATA box-binding protein-associated factor RNA polymerase I subunit B, with product MADIDPHTLTCHACGNVGLVDGDDGFFYCNRCGSRSEDVVDTAVDDNDLYKSGGASAGIYLATQQRYQTSTVGIKAEPISQYDSQSVLLRNLGLDDDDNQTPGRSNAVEVKREEENYAPLFGDIHSVPEDFADVAGANVLSFEDYQNEVRMRYVLGLQIMVQLQCEALVKEFKVTPLICGLMQPIWLRFVFGTGVFNDDWADQVIHDSEMQHEEEEPKDRKTRAKYRDEPYNLYGQRAVMIWFRALKKRIPPSCTLAVSFLACHVAREPVLPSDLIKGTLEAKIPYISAFVEIEKRLGRPSSACPISSSVMFKPQRVLMVLKLETFAASIAQFIGLELPPVNFFGIARRYLQRLSLPSEKILPHVSRIYEWAMPPDLWLSLSERHFKLPIHVCVMSILVVAIRMLFNINGSGEWEKSLSNKGNTKDNGEVSPVVMISCLRDMSNACGLRFLFSLIFHQMRIHLSTHVNLPSNFVYQDTKPSVHGEQSNRSLNQTRSRDNASVGRTSQRERTSKEHSNEPSLNDATSLGNHLPENVDKDDGDNDKDNDSSKSFRGRDESDSNAHSSEKPHVKEAIARMKLDMEENRFYYIPPIVKKKRRHNYLHYVRKIDEGALEYVAHADYYILLRACARVAQVDVRIMHIGVLKLERRLAWLEEQIDECLQLKPEKISCKFCSDAAPENESEDVPGLSDLDI from the exons ATGGCTGATATTGATCCCCACACCTTGACTTGCCACGCCTGCGGAAACGTCGGCCTTGTCGACGGCGATGACGGATTTTTCTACTGCAACCGCTGCGGTTCCCGCTCCGAGGATGTTGTCGACACCGCCGTCGACGACAACGATCTCTACAAAAGCGGCGGCGCCTCCGCCGGCATATACCTTGCCACCCAGCAGCGCTATCAAACTTCAACCGTCGGAATCAAAGCGGAGCCAATCTCTCAGTACGACTCACAATCGGTTCTCCTCCGCAACCTCGGGTTGGACGACGACGACAACCAAACCCCTGGCCGGAGCAACGCCGTCGAGGtgaagagagaggaggagaattACGCTCCGCTTTTCGGCGATATTCACTCTGTTCCCGAAGATTTTGCTGACGTGGCtggcgccaatgttctgagCTTTGAGGATTACCAGAATGAAGTTAGGATGAGGTACGTGTTAGGGTTGCAGATTATGGTTCAGCTTCAGTGTGAGGCGTTGGTTAAGGAGTTCAAGGTTACGCCTTTGATTTGCGGGTTGATGCAGCCCATTTGGTTGAGGTTCGTGTTCGGAACTGGTGTCTTCAATGATGATTGGGCTGATCAAGTTATCCATGACTCTGAGATGCAGCATGAAGAAG AAGAACCCAAAGATCGTAAGACACGGGCTAAATACAGAGATGAACCCTACAATTTATATGGTCAGCGTGCCGTGATGATATGGTTCAGGGCCTTAAAGAAAAGGATTCCACCATCCTGTACTCTTGCTGTTTCTTTTCTGGCATGTCATGTTGCAAGGGAACCTGTCCTGCCGTCTGACTTAATCAAGGGGACACTGGAAGCGAAGATTCCGTATATTTCTGCATTTGTTGAAATTGAAAAGCGTCTTGGACGGCCATCAAGTGCATGTCCTATTAGTTCAAGTGTGATGTTCAAGCCTCAGCGAGTTCTTATGGTGCTGAAACTAGAAACATTTGCTGCATCAATTGCTCAGTTCATAGGCTTGGAGTTACCTCCTGTGAATTTCTTTGGAATAGCACGTCGATATCTTCAGAGATTATCTCTTCCTTCTGAAAAGATTCTTCCTCATGTAAGCCGCATATATGAATGGGCCATGCCTCCAGATTTGTGGTTATCCTTATCCGAAAGACATTTTAAGCTACCTATTCATGTTTGTGTGATGTCAATTCTGGTTGTAGCAATAAGAATGTTGTTTAACATAAATGGTTCGGGAGAATGGGAGAAAAGTTTGTCCAACAAAGGTAATACCAAAGACAATGGGGAAGTTTCCCCTGTGGTCATGATCTCTTGTCTTCGGGACATGAGCAATGCCTGTGGACTTAGATTTTTATTCTCACTTATTTTTCATCAAATGCGAATACATTTGTCAACTCATGTCAATCTACCATCTAAT TTTGTATATCAGGATACTAAGCCTTCAGTACATGGAGAACAATCTAACAGGTCTCTTAATCAAACAAGGTCGAGGGATAATGCATCGGTTGGTAGGACATCTCAGAGGGAGAGGACAAGTAAAGAACATTCTAATGAGCCATCTCTTAATGACGCCACCAGCCTTGGAAATCATTTGCCTGAAAATGTGGATAAAGATGATGGGGACAATGACAAGGACAATGATTCCTCAAAGAGTTTTAGAGGCCGTGATGAATCAGATTCCAATGCGCACAGTTCAGAAAAACCTCATGTCAAGGAAGCCATTGCACGGATGAAGTTAGACATGGAGGAGAATAGGTTCTACTATATACCACCTATTGTCAAGAAGAAAAGACGACACAATTATCTTCACTATGTGAGGAAGATAGATGAAGGTGCCTTGGAGTATGTTGCTCATGCTGATTACTACATCCTGCTTCGGGCTTGCGCTAGGGTCGCACAAGTTGACGTTCGGATTATGCATATTGGTGTGTTGAAGCTCGAAAGAAGACTTGCTTGGTTAGAGGAACAGATCGACGAATGCTTGCAGTTGAAACCAGAGAAAATTTCGTGCAAGTTCTGCAGTGATGCGGCCCCTGAAAATGAATCTGAGGATGTACCTGGGCTGTCAGATTTGGATATTTGA